The genomic stretch ACCGGCCGCCTCCAGCGCGGCCTCATGTTGTCGATCCCATCTTCGTCCGAGGGTCTCCCGGATCGTGAACTGCTGGACCAGCGTCCAGATGTTCGTGGTGATCCAGTACACGAGGAGGCCCGCGGGGAAGCCGATCACGAACGGGATGAAGACGAAGGGAAGACCCAGCATGAGGAACCGCTGGTTGCGGTCCATGTTCGGCATCGACATCACGATCGTCGAGACGAGCTGCGTGCCCACGTAGAGCACGATCAGGATCACGAGCGTGGTCCCGACCGCCTTGCTCGTGATGTCCGGGATCCCGAGGAACTCCGCCGCCGGGATGTTGCCGCACGCCTGCGGATTGCTCGGAGGGTTCGGCTGGCCGTTGGCGAGGGTCGGGCAGATGTCGAGCCGCAGGTCGTGGCGCAACATGTAGAAGAGCGAGATGAAGACCGGCAACTGGAACACCAGCGGCAGGCACGCGCCGAACGGGTTGACCCGGTGCTCCTGGTAGAGCTTCATCGTCTCCTGGTTGAGACGTTCGCGGTCCGACCCGTGCTTCTCGCGCAGCGCCTTGATCTGCGGCGCCAGCCGCTGCATCGACCGCATCGACTTGTACTGCCGGATCGCCAGCGGCACGAGCGCGGCCCGCACCACGATCGTCATGCCGACGATCGACCACCCCCAGGAGAACCCGAGGCTGTGGATCGCCTTGAGGATCTCCTCGAAGACGTCGATCAGTGGTTGCAGGATGTTGGCGAAGAGCGGCATGTCTCAGGTCTCGTGTCGCGTCCGGCCGGCCGTCGGGAACAACCGCTGCGACTCCACGGGATCCAACCCCCCATGGCTCAGGGGATTGCAGCGCAGCAACCGCCAGCCCGCGAGCACGAGGCCCCGCAGTATGCCGAACTCGCGAATCGCCTGGACCGCGTAGGCGGAGCACGTCGGGTAGTACCGGCACCGCGGGGGCAGCAGCGGCGACACGAAGCGCTGGTAGACGCGGATCGGCGCGATGGCCGCGGAACGCAGGACGTTCT from Capillimicrobium parvum encodes the following:
- a CDS encoding YidC/Oxa1 family membrane protein insertase is translated as MPLFANILQPLIDVFEEILKAIHSLGFSWGWSIVGMTIVVRAALVPLAIRQYKSMRSMQRLAPQIKALREKHGSDRERLNQETMKLYQEHRVNPFGACLPLVFQLPVFISLFYMLRHDLRLDICPTLANGQPNPPSNPQACGNIPAAEFLGIPDITSKAVGTTLVILIVLYVGTQLVSTIVMSMPNMDRNQRFLMLGLPFVFIPFVIGFPAGLLVYWITTNIWTLVQQFTIRETLGRRWDRQHEAALEAAGGDASKAFGSGDKGPGFFGSMMARAQNATDAAKTGDANGASAGGKGAASAPAKGSSRPAAAKGKSAATTADADQSSASAPRPAAAPPRSPRKKKKRSGRRR
- the yidD gene encoding membrane protein insertion efficiency factor YidD gives rise to the protein MKNVLRSAAIAPIRVYQRFVSPLLPPRCRYYPTCSAYAVQAIREFGILRGLVLAGWRLLRCNPLSHGGLDPVESQRLFPTAGRTRHET